One Thermodesulfobacteriota bacterium DNA segment encodes these proteins:
- a CDS encoding lipase family protein yields the protein MNKKEISKIPYMILLLIFACGFAVSCDGENVLTGPEVPGPEEPGPEEPGGGEFNAETAAELMYLCLQSYQMLIDNDNGTEFTLPSPYELKEILLTPESFLGESLPTEVPIAFVATSGSNIYVVFRGTKTVDEWISDADFPLVNYTYGGKTEEGFTDIYNTLAVTSAVASAAESGNYNNVYITGHSLGAALAVLAVPDIIENTDFKNPVMYNFAGPRAGDADFKSLYEGYGIDSRRVYNTNDIVPTLPPTELSYVHVDTEYPITFGAPIPDPFDFHQIEINHSSCNYYSTVCGLTSDPKSCEALGEGLDECMFSGGQ from the coding sequence ATGAATAAGAAAGAAATATCGAAAATCCCGTACATGATTCTATTATTGATTTTTGCGTGCGGATTCGCGGTTTCGTGCGACGGGGAGAACGTGCTTACAGGGCCGGAAGTCCCGGGGCCTGAAGAGCCGGGGCCGGAGGAGCCCGGCGGCGGCGAATTCAACGCCGAGACCGCGGCGGAGCTCATGTACCTCTGCCTCCAGTCGTACCAGATGCTTATAGACAACGACAACGGCACGGAATTCACACTGCCTTCGCCGTATGAGCTGAAAGAGATACTACTCACTCCCGAAAGCTTCCTCGGGGAATCTTTGCCGACGGAGGTGCCGATAGCGTTCGTCGCCACGAGCGGCTCCAACATTTACGTCGTGTTCAGGGGGACCAAGACTGTAGACGAGTGGATAAGCGACGCCGATTTCCCGCTCGTGAACTACACTTACGGTGGGAAGACGGAAGAAGGATTTACGGACATATATAACACGCTTGCCGTTACGAGCGCGGTTGCCAGCGCCGCGGAGTCGGGAAATTACAATAACGTTTACATAACCGGCCACAGCCTCGGCGCGGCGCTCGCAGTCCTGGCGGTTCCCGACATCATAGAAAACACCGATTTTAAAAACCCGGTCATGTACAACTTCGCCGGGCCGAGGGCCGGGGACGCCGACTTCAAGAGCCTTTACGAAGGGTACGGGATAGACAGCCGGCGGGTCTACAACACGAACGACATCGTTCCGACGCTGCCTCCGACGGAGCTTTCATACGTGCACGTCGATACCGAATATCCCATCACGTTCGGGGCACCGATTCCGGACCCGTTCGATTTTCACCAGATAGAGATAAATCACAGCTCGTGTAATTATTACTCGACGGTATGCGGTTTGACCTCGGACCCGAAAAGCTGCGAAGCCCTCGGCGAGGGGCTAGACGAATGCATGTTCAGCGGCGGACAGTAA
- a CDS encoding helix-turn-helix domain-containing protein: MARTDRKVGYSPTGKLEDVTPDMAASGVEGALRLLEGRWKMVIIFHLFARGVLRFSELERAIPAVSQKMLIQQLRELERGGIVSRTVYPQVPPKVEYRLTEWGQAMCPALDALLEWAALKKK; encoded by the coding sequence ATGGCAAGAACCGACAGAAAAGTAGGGTACTCACCCACGGGTAAACTTGAAGACGTCACTCCCGACATGGCCGCGAGCGGCGTAGAGGGGGCGCTCCGCCTTCTCGAAGGCCGCTGGAAGATGGTGATCATATTCCACCTGTTCGCGAGGGGGGTGCTCCGGTTCTCGGAGCTCGAGCGCGCTATCCCCGCGGTTTCTCAAAAAATGCTCATACAGCAGCTACGGGAGCTCGAGCGGGGCGGCATCGTGTCGCGGACGGTTTATCCCCAGGTGCCGCCGAAGGTCGAATACCGGCTGACAGAATGGGGACAGGCCATGTGTCCCGCGCTCGACGCGCTCCTCGAATGGGCCGCTTTAAAAAAGAAATAG
- a CDS encoding nuclear transport factor 2 family protein, whose protein sequence is MTGLPTKLDEFFAAHNAHDADATLLYFAPGATVGDEGENIAGHAAIRSWLERTSAKYSAAVEPLDYRTENGRTVVVARVSGNFPGSPVNLAFRFALDDGGLIKSLEIGP, encoded by the coding sequence ATGACAGGTTTACCGACCAAGCTCGACGAATTTTTCGCGGCTCACAACGCTCACGATGCGGATGCAACCCTCTTATATTTTGCCCCGGGCGCTACGGTCGGGGACGAGGGAGAAAACATCGCAGGCCATGCTGCCATTCGATCGTGGCTGGAAAGGACCAGCGCCAAATACAGTGCGGCGGTGGAGCCGCTCGACTACCGGACGGAAAACGGCCGGACGGTGGTCGTTGCGCGGGTCTCGGGTAATTTCCCGGGAAGCCCCGTCAATCTCGCCTTCCGCTTCGCCCTCGACGACGGCGGCCTTATAAAGTCTTTGGAAATTGGCCCATGA
- a CDS encoding zf-TFIIB domain-containing protein: protein MKKCPKCGIELKTKVLGSIEVDECESCKGVWLERGELEEVKEETDPNLDWLDFEIWKHPEKFKSGSTGVDCPVCGTPTASLEYGDTGVEINYCGTCQGIWLEKDELPKIIESLEDEIARKTLSDYFKESVEEAKEIVTGHESFMSEWKDFSSVLKLMQYRLFVEKPKLVETLTELNTLNPFK from the coding sequence ATGAAGAAGTGCCCGAAGTGCGGTATTGAGCTCAAGACGAAGGTGCTCGGTTCTATAGAGGTGGACGAGTGCGAGTCGTGTAAGGGCGTCTGGCTCGAAAGGGGGGAGCTCGAAGAGGTGAAGGAAGAGACGGACCCTAACCTCGATTGGCTCGATTTCGAGATATGGAAGCACCCCGAAAAATTTAAATCGGGCTCGACCGGCGTCGATTGCCCCGTGTGCGGAACCCCGACCGCGAGCCTCGAATACGGGGATACGGGGGTCGAGATAAATTACTGCGGCACCTGCCAGGGCATATGGCTCGAAAAGGACGAGCTGCCGAAGATAATAGAATCCCTCGAAGACGAGATAGCCCGGAAGACCCTCTCGGATTACTTTAAGGAGAGCGTAGAGGAGGCCAAGGAGATAGTAACCGGGCACGAATCCTTCATGTCGGAGTGGAAGGATTTTTCGTCCGTGCTGAAGCTGATGCAGTACAGGCTATTCGTCGAAAAGCCGAAGCTCGTCGAAACCCTGACCGAGCTCAATACGCTGAATCCGTTTAAATAA